In the genome of Raphanus sativus cultivar WK10039 chromosome 9, ASM80110v3, whole genome shotgun sequence, the window TTTTGACGGATAGGCTTAAAGGTGGGGTCAACGTTTAACTCATGAGAGGTGATTGCTGGATCGATCCCTTTCATGTCGGATGTGGTCCAGGCGAAGGTGGAGACGTTCTGACGGAGAAACTCGGTGAGTTGCTGCTGCATATTGTCCGGTAGGGATGCTCCGATGCGGATCACCTTACTAGGGTCAGCAACGTCGAGGGATATATCGATGACCTCCTCTTGCTGGGGAAACGCCTTCTGTAAGGGGTTTGAGACGGTGTTAACATGCGAGGTTTGTCGCTGAAGTTTGATGGTTGCGATTAACATGTCTCTAGCGGCTTGCTGATCGCCCCGTAGCGTTCGGATTTTGCCGTCTGGTCCCGGGAACTTGACGCATTGGTGATAAGTCGATGGGATTGCTCGCATCGAATGCAGCCAAGGGGTGCCTAGGATCGCGTTATAGGGGGCTTTAGAGTCGACGACCGAGAACTTCACGGTTCGTGTCGTGCCACATGCGTACACTGGAAGGCGGATTGTGCCGATCATGGCCTCGGAGGAACCGTTGAAGCCTGTGAGGGAGCGGGATGACGGTTTCATACTTTCCGTATCGACGCCCATCTTGTCGAGTGTGTCTCGAAAGATCAAATCGACAGAGCTTCCAGTGTCGATGAGAATTTTGGTAACCTGACAGTCGCCAATTCCAAGTTCAACGAGGAGGGGGTCGTTGTGTGGCATGTGGATGCCAAGGGCGTCGTCAGGCGAGAAAGTGATTTGATGATCGTTCTCAGGTTTTGTCGGCCACTTACGCGAGGAAGTTGCCTGACGACGGTAGTCTTTAATGGACCTGACGGAATCACCGCAGGGCGGGGATCCTCCCATAATAACGTTGATGACAGTGTCTTTTTCTTGGGTGGGATGCTGAGTTCTAGAGGTGTCGAGCTTTTGTCGTAGATCGGAGTACAGGGGGCGATCGAGCTGGCTTCGCAAATCTGGTTTCCTGGAATTGAGCTTTTCTCGGAGATCCACGGGGCGGGGATTCATGGGACTTGGGGTATCCAGTCGGCGAGTCTTGGAGGAGTTGATCTTCTCGCGGAGATCGGGGACATGACTGACCGCATCTGCCGCTGGTTTCTCCTTCCGCTTGAGGGTGTTCCGTAGGTCGCCAAGTGACGGGCGGCTCAGCTGAGCGCGCAGGTCTGGAGGAGGAACTTGTTCAGGTTCGTCGCTTGGAGGTTCCAGTTGCGTCAGGACGACGTTGATGCGTCTTCTCGCTCTCGGAAGTTCATGATCGCCGGTGCTTTTGGCGGGCCTTGTGAAGACAGTCTCGACGCGGCGCCGGTTTCGCGGCGATTCCTCGTCGCTAGACGAGTTACCCTTTTCCGGGGATGCTGGAGCTGCTTCTTCGGGCGTTGCTCGTCTCTCTTGCTGAGGAGCTTTGCCTTGCGACTTGCTggtttttttgtctttgtttttgcTCCAGCTCGCCGGTCCTCGGGCCCTAGGTTTCGGGGGCTCGATTTCGAGTTTGCCATTCTCGACAGAGGAAAGAAATTGCTCGAAGAGCGTCTTACATTCCCTGGTGTTATGTGACTTAGCGTTGTGGTAATCGCACCATTTCTCGGCTCCCGGAGGCCGAGAGCTCACTGCTGCGGAGGAATCCGGCGGTTTTCCGTCGGTTTCGCGGTTGTAAACGTTCCAACCTTTCTCGCGCACAACAGTCGTTGACGCCGGTGAGTTCTCTTCGTCAACAGCGTACACGAAATTCTTCTTTGGGGCTGCTCGGTCGCCTGATGAGTGTTGTCGTGGCTCATGTCGACTATCCGCGTTCTTCGAGCCGGTTTTGTCGGCTGTTACAGCTTTAGACGCGTTTAGTTTGCCTATCAGGGCCTTTGTATCTTCTTCCATGCGGATAAAGTTATGGGAACGCGCGATGGCGTCGGAAAGAGACGTCGTGGGGTTCCTGTAGAGGTCATCACGGAAAACCGAATGGACATACAACGTGTTTTTAAGCGCGGCGACCGCGACGCTGTCGGGTAAGACGACCTTCGAGACTATGGCTTTGAACTTCTCCATGAAGTTGCGCAGGCTTTGGTCTTTTCCTTGAGCAAGGTTGAAAAGATCAGACACCGTCGCGTCTTCTTGAGTGAACATGATGTAGTTCTTCAGGAAAGCGGACGACAGGTCATGGAAGTCTTTAATAGAGTTCTCAGCTAGgcctgtgaaccaagtaagggCCGGTCCTTTCAAGCTTTCAACAAAAAGTTGACAGTAGCCGGCGTCGCGTTCTTCGTCGGAGAAGTTTGCACGGCGCACTGCGATGTTGAAAGACGTGATGTGAGTCGTCGGGTCGGTGAGACCTTCGTACGTCGGTAGTCGGAGCTTCTCGATGTGTCGTAGTCTGACGCCGGTTATCGCCGGGGAGAATGGTGTTCGGAGGGTGTTCGCCAGAACACGCTCTATCTGCGGTGCGGAGGTGGTGACGCAGTGTATCTTGGAGTTGATGTCTAGGAGTGACTGTTTGAGTGCTGCTACTTCGCGTACCATCTGTAGATCTGGGTTCGCAGGGGTGAAAGGCGCGGCGTCTGGGTTGAGAGTACTGGGAGGAACGCCGTGACTTGTTGGGTTAGCAGCTACGTCACTTGCGAATAGTTGCCTGCGGATGGTGTCGGTGGCTGCGTCTGGTGCACCGGCGAGAGGAGCGAGTAGTGCTGCGATTGCGGCGATTTGCTCGGTAGCTACTTTTTGGGCGGCGTCTTGCCGGGCGAAGCGCTCCATGATGGTATCGACAAAGGCGGGGGCTATCGGGATAGCCGTGACTGGGGTTAGACCCGGCGCGTCGTGCTCGTCGCCGGAAGTGGAACCTTCGGGGTTCTGACTCATCTTTGCTAACGTTACTTTGCtagccccacggtgggcgccaactgttagaaccgagttcggtcgaaactagtaaagagaagacgaagaactcGTCTGTGGGTCTAACAAAGACGTTTTATAGATGAAGAGGTCAGGAACTAGTTACGGAGTAAGTGTAAAGAGAAAGACAAAGCGAAGCTCGAAGAGCTAGACAAGAAACAATACAAGATAGCGGATAGAGAGGAgtaaaaccctagatctagccgcTTGTGAGTGTGTAAAAGTGTGGATCCCTTTCACGCTGCTTCCTCCCTTCCTTTTATAAGCGGCTTCTCGACGTTCGCCCTAATTTCCCTTGATTCGGATGGGCTTTAAGTCGACTCGCCGGCTTAACGGGCCTTTTGTCATTTAGTCGACATATTTACTAAATTAACCCCTTTTAGGCCTTCTCGTCGACTCACTGTCCTTGCTTCCTATCTTCGGTCACTAGGCCATATCTCGCTATTCATCGGGCCCTTGGAGGGATGTAATCCTCCTCCTACAAATACATCAGCCTGAGTCTCTTGTtgcgagatttttttttgttggaaagcACACATGCTCATGGAGTGGTAAATTTCAGTAATCGAGTAAGAAGATTGTTgataagtttataaataaattgataacaaatcataattttaaaaactggTGAAATGAGGAATAGGTTGGGACTTCTATTGTGGAAGAACATTTTAAAGAATATATGATTCTGCAAGTGTACTTTGTAAAAGAGTTAAATCCAGCTTCTACAATTATTTATCGAACTAAAGTTAATGTGTTTGAGAAGTTATATTCATGTTCTTTTGCTGTCAAAGAACGGTAACTTGGTAGAGACGTGATCTTCATGTATAGATGGAacattcaaagaaaaataaaaggtaaCGAATTTAAAGTTGGTCAAAATGCTCTAATGATAAATTGTTTTGGCGAGAACCATTTACAAGAAGTGGTCCATGACACACTACTACGAGAGAAATTGTGCCTTGGCTAAAGGAATGATCTGATTAACTCTCTTATTTTAGATCAGCAGGTAGATTAACTGCAAGAAACACATGATCTTCTTTAATTTGTTGCGAGCATTGAATGTGTAAATAATAAGTCACGAACCGATATATTATTTCAATCAACGAccctataataataataataatcttgCTAATAATTATACCGTATTAAAGCCATCTAGCATTATGTTAACCGCTTATGTATCTATCACCAATCCGCCAAGTTCTGTTCAACTGTTAGACTcgaacatctatactattaaaagagaagcattcttaaaaaatctacttatacaaATTGTTTGGACTCTTTCATTAACTAACATTATGTTTTCATATATccttacttttatttatttataataatagtaTCAATTAATATTGTTACCTTAAACTGAGGGAATCAAATTATGGAACTCATATCCGATCAAATACAATATAGACTATTTCATTGTTAATTGTTTATACTTTTTGATTAAAACGAAGTATATACCCGATCaagtacaatatatatatatatatatatagttttttcatGATGGACCATCTAATAATTCAATCATCCAAGTAAAAACattgttcaaaattttattttaaaaaacaattattattacctttattttaatgttatacaCTATATTTTATGATCATCATCTACAGTATTtagatattaattattaaaattagttaGCATAGGGGTGAGCATCGGGTACCTATTCGGATTCAGTTCGAATCAATTCGGATTTTGGGTTTtagggtcaaagatttcagccttattcgggtatttctaaattttggttcgggtttggttcggcttcggttcgggttcgaataacccatttaaattatttttaaaattttaaaattcattatgtactttaaatttctcaaaatttataaataaaatcatatattataaataaatttgaataacaaatgtcaaaatacctaaacttaacatataaattagtttggtttgaacatttggatagagaatcaatagattgtttaagtatttttggttttttttagtATAGTTTAGCCATTTTGGACATTTActttttgactatttatatatattttctaatattttggaaaaataaaaagtattttatatattttagatatttttaatatacattaaatctaaaaataattaatatatttaggtatgtatatctattttggatacattcggatacccaaaatattttggttcagttcgattttggttctataaataccagaattttgaacccattcagatatttaataaattttggttcggattcggtactactttttcggatcgggttcggctCGGTTTTTCGGATCCGGGTTTTTTGCCCAACCTTAAGTTAGCATATATCATTAAACATTATCATGTCATCTtacattatataatttcaagtatttacaaaatcaaattttataaaaaaagattttgcaaatcatattttaacaaatatatatatatatatgtatatatatatatatattacctcaacttaattttttgtaaaaggtattataataaaaaaatatttaagatataaACCTTAAGCCATAACAATTTAACAAATGTAATACTTATGAAAGATACACAAATATAATGAGAGAGTAGGTCTAGGTATTCAGGTATTCAGATCGATTCCTTTCTATCTGAGTACTTTAGGTCCTAATATTCAGACCCAAAtagatatttgaaatttttgagtTTGGCTTTAGGTCGGTTTTTTTCATGTCCGGATAGAATACATGTAATATTTGGGTACATAGTATGTTTAGGACGGTTAAgatatttaagatttaaaaatattagaaatatctgaaaatctgaaaaatagtttgaaagtggaaaaatatctgaaaaccaaaaaaaaaaacaaaatatattcaaatacccaataaaatctgaaatacttaaatataacCTGAAGAacctaaatatatttaaaattttatcggAACACccgaaatatatatttaaattctttttagttttatctGAAACCTGAAAGTATAACTGTAAACTcaaacccaaacaaaaaataatatacgtAATACTGAAAACATATCTGAAACACCCAAATTACCTAATATGTACAAAACGTTTTTATGTACTTTGGATATCTGATCGGATCTGGGTAGGTCCGTACCGAACCAAGATCAGCCGGTCCAACAAAATTACCCATTATGTACATTTCTCTTGACCCGGATCTGAtcggattttgttttttttagattcGAGTAAATGCCTAAGCTAAAAACTGagaattatataaaaatgtacatagaaaatttcaaataaattaattcataaattgtataattttaaacaaattttcttttttcgtaTTTTTGTAACATAGTAATGTACAACAATCCTAAAAAATTAATTCAtattaaactttatttataataaaataaaacccgcgcttttgaagcgcggatcaaaatctagtgattattatatgtgtttctttttcatgGATCTATACTTGTTAGAACTTGAGTTCTTTTCTTTGTCTATAGATTTTCATTAGACTAATAGTTTTCTATATAGACATTCGTTATCCAAAAAAAAGACTAACAGGTTTATTTCGTTCTTATTTCAGTCACAGCTGTTCTTATTTGGACATGACAAAACGAACGTACACATACATATTGACAAAAGATTCTAGAAGGAACAAACTGAGACACGATAAGTAAAATTACATAATCGACTTTCCAAGAGAAACCCGCAGTTTTATGTGTGCCTCCTTGTTTTGCCCGGCTCATTGGCCTCAGTGGTCAGACTAGTATCATGTGCTTCATGGGCCTTATCCTGCACATACTGACCCATGTCTTTTCCCTTCTGCCCAGCATAGCTTACAGCGTCAGCCATACGCCTCTTAGCATAGTCAAATTGCTCCGGCACTGTGTCACTCGTCCCACGGAGGTAGTTTAGGACCCATGAGACCGAGCTTAAACCGGTCAAACCAAACAACCCAGAAGCCAAGATTGCGGTCACAGCTAGCCCGATGGTGATAGCTGCCGGCACAATCACGGGactgaagaggaggaagagcgGAACGGAGAGCATCAAACCTATCACTGAGCCGGCTAGAGTGAGTCCAGCCAGGGCTAGCAGTGAGCCGCCAACTGGAACGCCTACTATAAGTGCCACGACCTGCgagtttatttatttagttgttTGTTTAGACCCTTTTTAATGTCAATACTCAAAACtgtaataaatcaaaacaatgaCCATCTGGATATATGATCCTAATATATACATGCATGCATACACATGTAAATGGTGCTGTCGTGGAAActctaatttaaattatatttttaattgacaTTTTTGCATATCTTGTTTAGGAATCCCATGACTTGAAAATAATATTCCATCCGTTTCGATTTAATTGCGGGaaatttagttttgaaataagtgtcatttttgagttttattaaGTAGattcttcattttattttttattggtttaaatgTGGTTAAATGTATATGTAATTGTGTTTTATCTTGCAAATATAAAAagtcatatatttttttaatctgtgtatATAAACTTAGAAcgataattaaaatgaaacgaTAGTTAAAATGAATCTAGGAAGTATGGACTAACGAAGTTGAAGTTCAAAACTCATGATTTTTGACATTATTTAAAATTGcaagaaaaagaagttaaagAGAACACAAAAGTACTTGGTTACTGGAGGGGCCGCTACTCTTGTAATCAGCACGACCACCATAACCATAACCATAACCGACATCACCTTCATACTGCGGCTGAAGATGAATTCGCTTGTCATTTGGGTCAACATGCACACGCCTGTCTACATTCGCCATATCGATTGATATGATTTGAAACTACAAATTCTAAGAGATCACAGAGGGTagatgagatatatatataatttgatattgtaacacaagatatatataaatgggattgaaaaaaatatagtagTAAAAAGGAGATTTgggatgaagagaagaagacacgTAAGAATGTGGTGAAGGAGGTGTGGCTTTGCATGATTCCCAAGTTTCATTCATTACCTGATCATCTTTTTGTTCTTCTCGCCCACCGtattcaaataaaacaaacaatacatTCGGTTTATACAAATGCTCTCGCCTCGATGCGTCCAGATGCACTTGTATGCCACACCCATctttccatttttcttttttgttatgtttttttttgttatgttgtTTGACAAACtttcagttatatatataatcctaCATATTGGTAATTAGTTCAACCCGCTAAAAgaatagtttaaaatattacatCGATCCAAGTTTAAGTTCAAAATACAATTCTGTCTTACGCAGCAGAAGTTAACGAGAAAAAAGTTGTTTTTGGGCGGGACATCGTGGTCCAGTGGTAGTGAACGGGTCCTGTATGCAAACACATTCTGGATTCGATTTTTCTATTGCAAAAAACTAATCTACATTGTTCTTCTCACCACGGCTATAGATCCATCCGTTTGAATATCCAGGAGAAGGTATGTTGTGGATTATACCTTCTATACCCAGAAATTAGGTCTGTATTTATAATAGATccgagttaaaaaaaatttttacaaagaaaaaattgttttctttttcttcttaaataACTTTATAATACCCTAAACATTAAATTTAGTCTTAAACTTTTTTGAGAACCTTAGGAATCAAAACATAATTGAATAGGATGACTATGTCATATGATTCGCATGCATGTAAATGTGCCCAGTTGTGGTTGGACTTGGGGTAAGGGCCATAGTTGCATTTGTTGGGAAACAAAGTTTGGGACAGTTTGTGTTGTCTGCTTACATAGTCTTTGTAAATCAAATTGAAAAAGTCTCTCCGGTTCGGTCTAGAGTTGGAGCCTACTGAAAATTTGGTGATAAATTTATCTATTGGACTTGTTCTCCCCTAATAAAATCGTACTGCCTAAATCGGATATCGTTGGACCGTTCTGGACCTAGTTCTCTGCTTATCCGAATTACAAAGCTACTATAAGAGATCTACTACACAGTTAAAcaaatattgaataaataatCCTAATAATTATACGCTTCATTAGTATAGGTTTTCAAACCGGCTAGACCAATTCCAAAACCAGAGATCAGGCGGACTAAACCATTGGATATGATACTCTAAGAAGAGAAAACAGTCACCACGGAAAATTAGTTTGGGTTTCAAGTTTCAGGTCTGCATTATAATAATGTCAATTATGTCACAAATTGTATATATTGTCTACGGTGTAACACGAGCACACTATGGTGGCCCGTCTATATATGTTTATTGTACAAGACCAGAATAGGTTTGGTCGCTTTTGTAACACGAGCACACTATGGTGGCACAGTGGCTTAGTTAGTACTTTTTCTCAAGTTGTCTGATCAGAGAAAACGACGTCTTCCATAGAACAAGgctttttcatttgtttctgttattgaacCTTTTTAAGTTATTGGGCGGTTTACTGGTAGTCCACTGCTAATTGATAATGATGAGATGACAAACTTCTCTATCATTCTCATGTTCCACAATTTGGCTTATATATGGGAATTATGCGTTTCTTATGTGTGCCCTTCGCCTTTCTGACTATGATTGATCGAACCAGTAACATGTTAGGTCTATGGCTCAAATCGCAAGTACTAAAATAGTAGGTTTCTTTGGAACAAGGACATTTCACCGTATGTCCATCCCTAAGggcaattttttttaacaacaattAACTAATAGCCTAAGAAATCTTTGGTTCAGATAACCAAGGCGGATGTAGAGAATCGACATATAATATAGCTGAAGAAGAATTCTTCGCATCACGTGTaagcttgtccgccattgtATTTTGTGTtcctaaaaacaattttatcgGTTGAGATGTGGAAAAAAGTATCTCaaagtatttattttactaatttactATAATACATCTTTGTGGATAATTGTTCTTCTTCAGGCACTTAAAAATTGCCACTTATCCAAAAAAATCTTAAGGGATTCTCTAAACATCCTAAATAAAACCCATTACtgtattttcttttctcttcttttcattttattttatttt includes:
- the LOC108825857 gene encoding oleosin S2-2 codes for the protein MANVDRRVHVDPNDKRIHLQPQYEGDVGYGYGYGGRADYKSSGPSSNQVVALIVGVPVGGSLLALAGLTLAGSVIGLMLSVPLFLLFSPVIVPAAITIGLAVTAILASGLFGLTGLSSVSWVLNYLRGTSDTVPEQFDYAKRRMADAVSYAGQKGKDMGQYVQDKAHEAHDTSLTTEANEPGKTRRHT